Proteins from one Mucilaginibacter jinjuensis genomic window:
- a CDS encoding DUF3347 domain-containing protein — protein sequence MKTIKTLSLSLLLACAVLVANAQANTSVDKITQAYLGLKNALVASDATAAKAKAAALLTALSAPVDKSLKPDQQKLLAANLEKLQFDSRHISESSAIDHQREHFESLSKNMYTVLSGLKANSTVLYEQYCPMKKAYWISEKSAIENPYYGKTMPDCGEVKATLKPVGK from the coding sequence ATGAAAACAATAAAAACTCTTTCACTATCTCTGCTACTGGCATGCGCAGTATTAGTAGCTAATGCACAAGCCAATACATCTGTCGATAAAATAACTCAGGCTTATTTGGGGCTAAAGAATGCCTTAGTAGCCAGCGATGCCACCGCTGCAAAGGCCAAAGCTGCTGCTTTATTAACCGCATTATCAGCCCCGGTTGATAAAAGCTTGAAACCAGATCAACAAAAATTATTAGCAGCTAACCTGGAGAAATTGCAATTTGATAGCCGCCATATCAGCGAATCAAGTGCCATAGATCACCAGCGCGAGCATTTTGAAAGCTTATCTAAAAATATGTACACTGTACTAAGCGGCTTAAAAGCTAATAGCACCGTGCTTTACGAGCAGTACTGCCCAATGAAGAAAGCATACTGGATCAGCGAAAAATCTGCCATTGAAAACCCATACTATGGTAAAACGATGCCTGATTGCGGTGAGGTGAAAGCTACTTTGAAACCGGTTGGTAAGTAA
- a CDS encoding MFS transporter, whose protein sequence is MEAKNNPKTIRAWAMFDWANSSYNLVITSTIFPAYFTAITTTKEHGDVVTFFGHQFINTALSNYVLAAAYLLVVLMLPILTSIADYKGNKKSYMQFFTLMGGIACCGLYFFKLNTLETGMICFGIAAIGYCGGFVFYNSYLPQIATLDKQDAVSAKGFTYGYIGSVILQIICFVFVLSPKTFGITDATFPARLSFLLVGIWWIGFAQIPFAGLPKGVPNASVSPNYNVISGGFKELGHVWKNVMQMPLLKRYLPAFFFYSMGVQTIMLVAANFGAKELKLPETSLIGVILVIQIVAIGGATLMSKLSDKYGNVKVLIGVVFIWICACIAAYLTTNAMQFYALAVVVGLIMGGIQSLSRSTYSKFLPQDITDTASYFSFYDVTEKLAIVIGLFCFGFVESLTHSMRNSALILAIFFIVGMILLFSLLAAEKKNHKNSELSGL, encoded by the coding sequence ATGGAAGCTAAAAACAACCCCAAAACCATCCGCGCCTGGGCTATGTTCGATTGGGCAAACTCATCGTACAACCTGGTTATCACTTCAACTATTTTCCCGGCTTATTTTACAGCTATAACCACCACCAAAGAGCATGGCGATGTGGTTACATTTTTCGGCCACCAATTCATCAACACCGCTTTATCTAACTATGTATTAGCCGCAGCCTACCTGTTAGTAGTATTAATGCTACCGATATTAACTTCGATAGCCGACTATAAAGGCAATAAGAAAAGCTACATGCAATTCTTTACCCTGATGGGGGGTATTGCCTGCTGCGGTCTCTATTTCTTCAAATTAAATACGCTCGAAACCGGAATGATCTGCTTCGGTATTGCGGCTATTGGCTACTGTGGAGGATTTGTATTTTATAACTCATACCTGCCTCAAATTGCCACACTCGATAAGCAGGATGCAGTTAGTGCCAAAGGTTTTACTTACGGCTATATCGGCAGTGTTATTTTACAGATCATCTGCTTTGTATTTGTATTATCGCCCAAAACGTTTGGCATTACAGATGCTACTTTCCCGGCACGGTTATCATTTTTATTGGTAGGTATCTGGTGGATTGGTTTCGCACAGATTCCTTTCGCGGGTTTACCAAAAGGTGTGCCCAATGCTTCGGTATCACCTAACTATAATGTAATTAGCGGTGGTTTTAAAGAACTGGGCCATGTTTGGAAAAACGTTATGCAAATGCCACTGCTTAAACGTTACCTGCCTGCTTTCTTTTTTTACTCAATGGGCGTACAAACCATCATGCTGGTAGCAGCTAATTTTGGTGCTAAAGAATTAAAGTTGCCGGAAACCAGCCTTATTGGGGTCATTTTGGTAATCCAGATTGTAGCCATTGGTGGCGCTACGCTAATGTCGAAACTCTCTGATAAATACGGTAACGTTAAGGTATTAATAGGGGTAGTATTCATTTGGATCTGCGCTTGTATCGCTGCTTATTTAACAACCAATGCCATGCAATTTTACGCGCTTGCTGTTGTAGTTGGTTTAATAATGGGAGGGATCCAATCGCTGTCACGTTCTACTTATTCTAAATTTTTACCGCAAGATATTACCGATACGGCATCCTACTTCAGCTTTTATGATGTTACCGAGAAACTGGCCATTGTAATCGGTTTATTTTGCTTCGGTTTTGTGGAGTCGTTAACCCACAGCATGCGTAATTCAGCGCTTATACTGGCTATATTTTTTATTGTCGGGATGATTTTGTTATTTTCATTGCTGGCTGCTGAGAAGAAAAATCATAAAAATTCGGAACTTA